From Anopheles darlingi chromosome 2, idAnoDarlMG_H_01, whole genome shotgun sequence, the proteins below share one genomic window:
- the LOC125950466 gene encoding putative uncharacterized protein DDB_G0274435: protein MTVAQQYSLKWNDYTTYITGAFDALRYEEDLVDVTLFCEGRKIRAHKVVLSACSAYFKDIFKENPAQHPVIIFKNVKYSDLMSLVEFMYQGEVSVLPESLSSFLQTAEMLSIRGLADSSSDQHHQQRATRHHHIPNTTSSSLGQQILQSQSQQNLAASATVTAEPVYFTLPSSSSIVPQLKIEQQPSAVSTLHTPGHLVNKITLKSTDISIPIGQSQPPQQQTPQQQLQQQQQQQQQQQQQQQQQQQQQQQQQQQQQQQQQQQQHQQQQQQQQQQQQQQKQQQQHVTKIQLKTQSTPIAIAQRSAVGTQPQTQIVTEQTNQANSLQELVDSVVTVQGAKKTKCLVKPKPQSTKQTVATTYTETTPGASSQSDNGIELYTGQSGNEQVTAYTDSANNDVKIEISEFINVNEGINPSSGDSGTYTQQESFEMVDENITEDQDDKIEQNGFEMEIVDMNGMFQSETGEDSVKADILDVLLAGRSKDEKKFKCKECDKAFVTWKSLAMHRHIHRGNTKCQICGAVLSRTANLKRHMKLKHEP from the coding sequence ATGACGGTAGCGCAACAATATTCCCTGAAGTGGAATGATTACACTACATATATTACAGGCGCCTTCGACGCGCTGCGCTACGAGGAGGATCTGGTCGATGTAACGCTTTTTTGTGAAGGACGTAAAATTCGCGCCCACAAGGTGGTTCTGTCCGCATGCAGTGCCTACTTTAAGGATATCTTCAAAGAGAACCCTGCCCAGCATCCAGTGATCATATTCAAAAATGTTAAGTACAGCGACCTTATGTCGTTGGTAGAGTTCATGTACCAGGGCGAAGTGAGCGTCCTACCGGAGTCGCTATCCTCATTTCTGCAGACTGCCGAGATGTTGTCGATCCGCGGTTTGGCCGACTCGAGCAGcgaccagcatcatcaacagcgtGCGACGCGCCATCACCATATTCCCAATACAACGTCCTCCTCGTTGGGCCAGCAAATTCTGcagtcccagtcccagcaGAATCTAGCAGCTAGTGCAACCGTAACGGCCGAGCCCGTGTACTTCACCTTACCGTCGAGTTCTTCTATCGTACCACAGTTAAAGATCGAACAGCAACCTTCTGCAGTATCGACCTTGCATACACCTGGGCATTTGGTGAACAAAATCACGCTAAAAAGTACAGACATTAGCATTCCAATCGGACAATCGcaaccaccgcagcagcaaacgccacaacagcaactgcagcaacagcagcaacagcagcaacagcagcaacagcagcaacagcagcaacagcagcaacagcagcaacagcagcaacagcagcaacagcagcaacagcagcaacagcatcaacagcagcaacaacagcaacagcagcaacagcagcaacaaaagcaacagcagcaacatgtgaCAAAGATTCAGCTTAAGACTCAATCTACCCCGATCGCCATTGCACAGCGCTCGGCCGTTGGAACGCAACCTCAAACGCAGATAGTAACTGAACAAACCAACCAGGCGAACTCGCTGCAGGAGCTGGTGGATAGCGTAGTGACGGTCCAAGGCGCGAAAAAGACGAAGTGCCTAGTGAAACCAAAACCGCAATCGACGAaacaaacggtggccaccacctacACCGAAACCACTCCGGGAGCATCGAGTCAATCGGACAATGGAATTGAGCTGTACACCGGGCAGAGCGGGAATGAGCAAGTAACGGCCTACACAGATTCCGCGAACAACGATGTCAAAATTGAAATATCCGAGTTCATCAACGTTAACGAGGGAATCAATCCCAGTAGCGGCGATAGTGGTACCTACACACAGCAAGAAAGCTTCGAAATGGTTGACGAAAATATAACTGAGGACCAGGACGATAAAATTGAGCAGAACGGcttcgaaatggaaattgtCGATATGAACGGAATGTTCCAAAGTGAAACAGGCGAAGACTCGGTAAAAGCGGACATTCTGGACGTACTTTTGGCCGGTCGTTCGAAGGATGAGAAGAAGTTCAAATGCAAAGAATGCGACAAAGCGTTTGTTACATGGAAGTCGCTAGCCATGCATCGACATATTCATAGGGGAAATACCAAGTGCCAAATCTGTGGTGCTGTCCTTTCGCGCACAGCTAATCTTAAGAGGCACATGAAGCTCAAGCATGAACCATAG
- the LOC125958074 gene encoding 60S ribosomal protein L12, with translation MPPKFDPNEIKHVYLRCVGGEVGATSSLAPKIGPLGLSPKKIGDDIAKATGDWKGLKITVCLTIQNRQATISVVPSAASLIVKALKEPPRDRKKVKNIKHNGNITFDEVISIARVMRPRSMARELSGTCKEVLGTAHSVGCTIDGRAPHDVIEDISSGAIEVPSE, from the exons ATGCCGCCAAAGTTCGACCCCAACGAGATTAAGCACG TGTACCTCCGATGCGTCGGTGGGGAAGTCGGTGCCACTTCGTCCCTTGCCCCCAAGATCGGTCCGCTTGGTCTG TCTCCCAAGAAGATTGGTGATGATATTGCCAAGGCTACCGGCGACTGGAAGGGACTGAAGATTACCGTCTGTCTTACGATCCAGAACCGACAGGCTACGATTTCAGTTGTACCGTCGGCTGCCTCGCTTATCGTGAAAGCCCTGAAGGAACCGCCACGCGATCGCAAGAAGGTGAAAAACA TTAAACACAATGGTAACATCACCTTCGATGAAGTGATCAGCATTGCGCGCGTTATGCGACCCCGATCGATGGCCCGTGAGCTTTCGGGAACCTGCAAGGAGGTGCTGGGAACCGCGCACAGCGTCGGCTGCACCATCGATGGTCGTGCACCACACGACGTCATTGAGGACATCTCGAGCGGAGCTATCGAAGTCCCATCGGAGTAG
- the LOC125958066 gene encoding DNA-directed RNA polymerases I, II, and III subunit RPABC1, which produces MDDDAETYKLWRIRKTVMQLSHDRGYLVTQDELDQTLEQFKEQFGDKPSEKRPARSDLIVLVAHNDDPTDQMFVFFPEEPKIGIKTIKTYCTRMQEENIHRAIVVVQAGMTPSAKQSLVDMAPKYILEQFLESELLINITEHELVPEHVVMTPEEKQELLARYKLKENMLMRIQAGDPVARYFGLKRGQVVKIIRPSETAGRYISYRLVC; this is translated from the exons atggatgatgatgcggaaaCATACAAACTGTGGCGCATTCGCAAGACCGTGATGCAGCTGAGCCACGATCGGGGATATTTGGTAACACAAGACGAGCTGGACCAAACGCTGGAGCAGTTCAAGGAGCAATTTGGCGACAAACCTAG CGAAAAACGACCGGCCCGCTCGGACTTGATTGTGCTGGTGGCACACAACGACGACCCGACGGATCAGATGTTTGTATTCTTCCCGGAAGAGCCCAAGATAGGAATCAAAACGATCAAGACCTACTGCACGCGCATGCAGGAAGAGAACATCCATCGAGCCATCGTGGTTGTGCAGGCTGGCATGACGCCCTCGGCCAAACAGTCACTCGTCGATATGGCTCCGAAGTACATTCTGGAACAGTTCCTGGAGTCGGAACTGCTGATCAACATTACCGAACACGAGCTGGTGCCGGAACACGTCGTCATGACGCcagaggagaagcaggaacTGTTGGCACGATATAAACTGAAGGAAAACATGTTGATGAGAATTCAGGCGGGTGATCCGGTCGCACGCTATTTCGGCCTGAAGCGTGGACAGGTGGTCAAAATCATTCGTCCATCGGAAACGGCGGGTCGCTACATCTCGTACCGTTTGGTGTGCTAG
- the LOC125951434 gene encoding mpv17-like protein, producing MSGLSLWIKRFPVVRGMITYSCLWPTGCFIQQKLSGKKLNEIDWNKCWRFFFYGGFIVAPTLYGWIRLASIMWPRQDLKSAIAKALTEQISYTPMAMTAFYFSMSLLESKTFEEACNEVKVKLWPTYKVALCIWPLIQTFNFSIVPEKNRVPFVSMCSLLWTIFLAYMKQKEQKELLGIVDK from the exons ATGTCCGGTCTGTCACTATGGATAAAACGGTTCCCCGTCGTTCGTGGCATGATCACCTATAGTTGTCTATGGCCTACAGGGTGTTTTATTCAGCAAAAATTGTCGGGAAAGAAGTTGA ATGAAATCGATTGGAACAAATGTTGGCGCTTTTTCTTCTACGGAGGATTCATTGTCGCACCCACTTTGTATGGCTGGATTCGATTAGCGTCTATTATGTGGCCTCGGCAGGATTTGAAATCGGCTATAGCTAAG GCATTAACTGAGCAGATCAGTTATACCCCGATGGCCATGACGGCGTTTTACTTTAGTATGAGCCTGCTGGAATCAAAAACCTTCGAAGAGGCGTGTAATGAGGTGAAGGTAAAATTGTGGCCTACCTATAAA GTTGCCCTGTGCATTTGGCCATTAattcaaacattcaatttcTCCATTGTGCCGGAGAAAAATCGAGTTCCTTTCGTCAGTATGTGCAGCTTATTGTGGACCATCTTTTTGGCTTatatgaaacaaaaagaacaaaaagaactGCTAGGGATAGTAGATAAATAA